TTCGTGATCGAAGTCGAGATAAATGGTTCTAGAGAGATGGCCCATAACACGAATACTGGGCGGCTCACAGACGTGCTTGTACCCAAGCGTACCGGGTTATGCATACCGCTAAAGAGGCCGAGAAGGACGCGGTTCCGCCTGTTTGCTGTCGAGTATCGGGGCGGCTACGCCATTATCGATACTCGGCTGCAGGAGGATGCATTCGCTGCTGCTGTGGACCGTGGACTTCTCCCGTGGGCCACCAGCTGCCATGTAGCTTCTAGGAGGCCGCAACTCGGCTCCTCAGTACTCGACTTCCTACTAGACTGCAACGGCTCGGAGATCTATGTTGAGACTAAGAGTGCTGTACTCATGGGCCCTGGAGACATTGCTATGTACCCCGACTGCCCTACTGAACGAGGCCGAAGACACATACGCGAGATAATAGCGCATGCTAAGAGAGGCGTGAAGATAGCGCTAGTGTTCATCGCCGCCTTGCCGGGCGCCCGGGGGTTCACACCTAACCCGGAAGGTGACCCGGAGATTCCCGGCCTCGTGCGAAGAGCTGTAGAGGCTGGTGTAATTGTCAAGGCTCTGGGGCTTGATTTTGATGCTGGGCGGCGAGGGGTCAGGCTTTATGCTCCTAGTCTCCCAGTTGTACTTGCCTAACTGCTTCAGCAAGGGGCCTTAGGCCTCGACTGTCTGGGGACTGCTATACGTATCTCGGGGGCTGGGGCGGCGTGGCTGTACTTAATGTGTATAAGTTACTCCTAGTAGACCTCGACGGCGTGGTATGGCGAGGATCTAGGCTCCTCCGGGAGAATATTGAGTGGTTGAGGCGTGCTAGGAGTAGTGGCATTAGTGTAGTATTCGTGTCAAATAACTCGACTCGGAGCCGCCGCGTCTATGCCGAGAGGCTTACTCGCATCATGGGCTTTGAGGTCGGAATTGAGGATATAGTTACGAGTGGTTACGCTGTGGCCCGCTGGCTACGCGAGACTAGCGGTCCTTCCCGAGTTCTTGTTGTAGGCGAGGAGGGGCTTGTAGAGGAACTCCTACAGCAGGGCCACTGGGTACTCAGCATAGGTGATGGCGCACGTTGTCCCGTAGACTATGTAGTGGTCGGGCTCGACCGTAACCTGACATATGCCAGGTTGCGTGCTGCCCACCGCGCCATAAGACAGTGTGGTGCACGCCTAGTAGCCGC
The window above is part of the Pyrodictium delaneyi genome. Proteins encoded here:
- a CDS encoding HAD-IIA family hydrolase; the protein is MAVLNVYKLLLVDLDGVVWRGSRLLRENIEWLRRARSSGISVVFVSNNSTRSRRVYAERLTRIMGFEVGIEDIVTSGYAVARWLRETSGPSRVLVVGEEGLVEELLQQGHWVLSIGDGARCPVDYVVVGLDRNLTYARLRAAHRAIRQCGARLVAANDDASVPVENGDEPGAGAVLAALERSTGVKAAFIAGKPNPYMYELVLKQRGVEPRQALVIGDRCDTDIAAAEKLGIDSVLVLTGVAGERGERCKATYVVDTLADLDQY
- the sfsA gene encoding DNA/RNA nuclease SfsA, which codes for MEIVLEVPVFRECLIVRRLNRFVIEVEINGSREMAHNTNTGRLTDVLVPKRTGLCIPLKRPRRTRFRLFAVEYRGGYAIIDTRLQEDAFAAAVDRGLLPWATSCHVASRRPQLGSSVLDFLLDCNGSEIYVETKSAVLMGPGDIAMYPDCPTERGRRHIREIIAHAKRGVKIALVFIAALPGARGFTPNPEGDPEIPGLVRRAVEAGVIVKALGLDFDAGRRGVRLYAPSLPVVLA